Proteins encoded by one window of Roseibium sp. Sym1:
- a CDS encoding multicopper oxidase domain-containing protein has protein sequence MLNRRQLLLGGAAALVAAGGAYRYGLRHSGPGDEELGTLPRLRFPPLLDARANGTFELTAMPGTHQMPGIGAAATAGFNQAYLGPVIRLGAGHFRGSVRNTLGEDITVHWHGLLIPGDQDGGPHQPVPPGATWNVDLEISQPPATLWYHSHSHRRTGIQVYHGLAGMLQIVDGLDDERGVPNSHGIDDLPLVIQDRRLAADGTMPYELGMMDLMHGMTGDTILVNGQAGSVVAVPKGIVRLRLLNGSNARIYDLEADDNRPLHLIATDGGLLPAPVELSHLLLSPGERAEVLVDFSDGRPMTLFSKQDPNQGPGGMMGRFRGVLDQVWDQSFPVLSAIVDETLPVRFGRLPDNLGGTPATSPSPNARRRSFELNMGMGMMGGGPSFGINGKPFDLGRLDFTVPLGSTEIWSVSSDMLSHPFHIHGTRFQVLSENGGRPRPEYRGWKDTVLVTGRCEIQVTFARPASPDAPYMYHCHVLEHEDAGMMGQFAVR, from the coding sequence GTGTTGAACAGAAGACAACTGCTTTTGGGCGGAGCTGCCGCGCTGGTCGCGGCAGGCGGTGCCTACCGGTATGGCCTGCGCCATTCCGGTCCAGGGGACGAGGAACTGGGAACACTGCCCAGGCTACGTTTTCCGCCGCTCCTCGATGCGCGGGCGAACGGGACGTTCGAGCTGACGGCGATGCCGGGCACGCATCAGATGCCCGGTATAGGAGCCGCGGCCACAGCCGGCTTCAACCAGGCCTATCTCGGCCCGGTGATCCGGCTCGGTGCGGGCCACTTCCGCGGATCCGTCAGGAACACACTCGGGGAAGACATCACGGTGCACTGGCACGGATTGCTTATCCCCGGCGACCAGGATGGCGGGCCGCATCAGCCGGTTCCGCCCGGAGCAACCTGGAATGTCGATCTCGAGATCAGCCAGCCGCCGGCAACGCTCTGGTATCACTCGCACAGCCACAGGAGAACCGGCATTCAGGTCTATCACGGGCTTGCGGGCATGCTCCAGATCGTGGATGGGCTCGACGACGAGCGCGGCGTTCCAAACAGCCATGGCATCGACGATCTGCCGCTGGTCATACAGGACCGGCGCCTGGCGGCCGACGGAACCATGCCCTATGAGCTCGGCATGATGGATCTCATGCATGGCATGACCGGAGACACGATCCTCGTGAACGGTCAGGCAGGTTCGGTTGTTGCCGTGCCGAAGGGGATTGTCAGATTGCGGCTTCTGAACGGCTCTAACGCGCGGATCTATGATCTTGAGGCTGACGACAACCGGCCGCTCCACCTGATTGCTACGGACGGCGGCCTTCTTCCCGCACCTGTCGAACTGTCTCATTTGCTACTGTCGCCGGGCGAACGTGCGGAGGTTCTGGTCGATTTCTCGGATGGCCGTCCGATGACCCTGTTCAGCAAGCAGGATCCGAACCAGGGGCCTGGCGGAATGATGGGACGCTTCAGGGGCGTGCTGGACCAGGTCTGGGATCAATCCTTCCCGGTGCTGTCCGCAATCGTGGACGAGACGCTTCCCGTACGGTTCGGCCGGTTGCCGGACAACCTCGGCGGTACGCCGGCGACGTCCCCTTCTCCGAACGCCCGGAGGCGGTCCTTTGAGCTGAACATGGGCATGGGAATGATGGGTGGCGGTCCCTCTTTTGGGATCAACGGCAAGCCCTTTGATCTGGGGAGACTGGATTTTACCGTCCCGCTCGGCTCGACGGAGATCTGGTCGGTCAGTTCAGACATGCTCAGTCATCCGTTTCACATTCACGGGACCCGGTTCCAGGTATTGTCGGAAAACGGGGGCCGGCCCCGGCCGGAATACCGGGGCTGGAAGGACACGGTGTTGGTGACCGGCCGTTGCGAGATTCAGGTGACGTTTGCGCGTCCTGCTTCGCCGGACGCTCCCTACATGTACCACTGTCATGTTCTGGAGCATGAAGATGCTGGCATGATGGGACAGTTCGCCGTGCGGTGA
- a CDS encoding efflux RND transporter periplasmic adaptor subunit produces MRGRYAALSILALAAGAAGGVYLERLYLNPADSASSDGPEILYWVAPMDPNFRQPGPGKSPMGMDLIPVYAGQEPSGDPAEVTLSAAEINAIGVRTALARIDEVSQQIETVGFVRYDEHLTSHVHTRVDGWIETLDVRAVGDRVTKGEVLFELFSPEFGVAAFDFLRSLENGNGLSVEAARNKLRSHGASEAQIAEIEASGEVARRIKIEAPRDGVVIAISAAEGMFLQPGTQAMSITDLDQVWLIVDVFERDIARLSEDMRAVARFEHLPGRTFEGEIDYIYPELDAQTRTLPVRLRFDNSDGLLRPNMFGNVSLVPKETHTALTVPTEAVIRTGAAERVIIKVDEGTFKPRLITTGLRDNFGEGGRTEVAQGLAPGEEVVASAQFLIDSESALNAGLMRMAPTNEAPARGTGELIALNRETRMATIRHEVLESLDWPAMTSRFPVQASVPLEKLSEGQQVVFRAARGADGLLGLIELGSDDGVAATGTGMVLAVTADGKLTLDHGPVPDLGWPAMQMDLAVAGLDPATVPLDVPVEFDLSKDESGLFSIVAVRPAGGAEEASPEPVPDEPKAAAPIVVSGTIDSIDVQAASATITHGPIADIGMPGMTMAFAVDKALDLETLPVGMESSLTFERPDSMTMVLAKAEPVVPPMEVRGTINAVDTDAGTANITHGPMTEIGMPGMTMDFPVDQTLGTSDLPLNREITLLLRRNPDFSMTLVGTRLEEGM; encoded by the coding sequence ATGCGTGGTCGATATGCCGCGCTCAGCATCCTTGCCCTTGCCGCCGGTGCGGCAGGAGGGGTGTATCTCGAGCGCCTTTACCTGAATCCTGCCGATTCCGCTTCATCGGACGGTCCCGAAATCCTGTATTGGGTCGCTCCGATGGACCCGAACTTTCGCCAGCCCGGTCCCGGCAAATCGCCGATGGGCATGGACCTCATTCCGGTCTATGCGGGACAGGAACCCTCCGGTGATCCCGCCGAAGTGACCCTGTCCGCGGCAGAAATCAACGCTATCGGCGTTCGAACGGCGCTGGCCCGGATCGACGAGGTCTCGCAACAGATCGAGACCGTCGGCTTCGTGCGCTACGACGAACATCTGACAAGCCACGTGCACACCCGTGTTGACGGCTGGATCGAGACCCTCGATGTGCGGGCGGTCGGCGACCGCGTGACCAAGGGTGAAGTGCTGTTCGAACTGTTCTCTCCAGAATTCGGCGTGGCGGCTTTCGACTTTCTGAGATCCCTTGAAAACGGCAACGGGCTGTCCGTCGAGGCCGCCCGCAACAAGCTGCGCAGCCACGGGGCATCGGAAGCCCAGATTGCGGAGATCGAGGCAAGCGGAGAGGTCGCGCGGCGGATCAAGATCGAAGCCCCACGCGACGGTGTCGTCATCGCCATCAGCGCCGCCGAGGGCATGTTTCTTCAGCCCGGCACGCAAGCGATGTCGATCACCGATCTCGACCAGGTCTGGCTGATCGTCGATGTCTTTGAACGGGACATTGCACGCCTGAGCGAGGACATGCGCGCGGTTGCCCGCTTCGAGCACCTGCCGGGCCGGACCTTCGAGGGCGAGATCGACTACATCTATCCGGAACTCGACGCCCAAACACGCACGCTTCCGGTGCGACTCCGGTTCGACAATTCGGACGGGCTGCTGCGGCCCAACATGTTCGGCAATGTCAGCCTCGTCCCGAAGGAAACGCACACGGCCCTGACGGTGCCCACCGAAGCGGTCATTCGCACAGGGGCAGCGGAACGGGTCATCATCAAGGTCGACGAAGGCACCTTCAAGCCGCGTCTGATCACAACGGGGCTGCGCGACAATTTCGGCGAGGGTGGCCGCACCGAAGTCGCCCAGGGCCTGGCGCCGGGCGAGGAGGTCGTCGCTTCCGCCCAGTTTCTGATCGACAGCGAAAGCGCGCTCAATGCCGGCCTGATGCGTATGGCGCCGACCAACGAAGCTCCCGCGCGCGGCACAGGCGAGCTGATTGCCCTCAACCGCGAAACCCGCATGGCAACAATTCGTCACGAGGTTCTGGAGAGCCTGGACTGGCCGGCCATGACATCGCGATTTCCGGTGCAGGCAAGCGTTCCCCTTGAGAAGCTGAGCGAAGGTCAACAGGTTGTCTTCCGGGCCGCACGGGGCGCTGACGGCCTTCTTGGCCTGATCGAACTGGGCAGCGACGACGGCGTGGCTGCGACCGGCACCGGCATGGTGCTCGCGGTGACCGCCGACGGCAAGCTGACGCTGGACCATGGCCCGGTTCCGGATCTTGGCTGGCCCGCCATGCAGATGGACCTGGCCGTCGCCGGTCTGGATCCCGCGACGGTGCCGCTCGACGTTCCGGTCGAGTTCGACCTGTCGAAGGATGAAAGCGGCCTGTTTTCCATTGTCGCGGTCCGGCCGGCCGGAGGTGCTGAAGAGGCATCCCCGGAGCCCGTACCGGATGAACCGAAGGCAGCCGCGCCGATTGTCGTGTCGGGAACGATCGACTCCATCGATGTGCAGGCCGCCAGCGCAACCATCACCCATGGCCCCATCGCCGACATCGGCATGCCGGGCATGACCATGGCCTTTGCGGTCGACAAGGCGCTGGACCTCGAAACCTTGCCGGTCGGCATGGAAAGCTCCCTGACCTTCGAACGGCCGGACAGCATGACCATGGTGCTGGCAAAGGCGGAGCCGGTGGTACCGCCGATGGAAGTGCGCGGCACGATCAATGCGGTCGATACGGACGCGGGGACCGCGAACATCACGCATGGCCCAATGACCGAGATCGGCATGCCGGGCATGACGATGGATTTTCCAGTCGATCAGACACTCGGGACCTCCGATTTGCCCCTGAACCGCGAGATCACGCTGTTGCTCCGGCGCAATCCTGATTTTTCCATGACGCTGGTCGGAACGCGTCTTGAGGAGGGCATGTGA
- a CDS encoding efflux RND transporter permease subunit: MIAAIIRASIANRFIMLALAVMIAVAGVWAVRETPVDAIPDLSDVQVIVRTPYPGQAPQVVEDQITFPMATAMLAVPGASDVRGFSFFGDSYVYVVFEDGTDLYWARTRVLEYLGQISANLPEGVSPQLGPDATGVGWIYQYALIDRTGNHDLSQLRALQDWFLKYELQTVEGVSEVATIGGMVKQYQVVVDPNKLRAYDVTLAQIRNAIQAANRETGGSVIEMGEAEFMVRSTGYVDELADLAKAPLMVNDRGAALTLGDVADIRLGPEMRRGVGEFGGEGDAVGGVVILRWGGNALATIKAVEARIGELRASLPEGVEIVTTYDRSGVIERAIDNLKEKLTEEFIVVVLVCAAFLLHVRSSLVILLSLPLGIAAAFIVMKLQGVNANIMSLGGIAIAIGAMVDAAIVMIEAMHRRLEHEKLTPQNRWRIVGECASEVGPALFFSLAIITVSFLPVFVLESQEGRLFKPLAFTKTYAMAAAAILSITLVPVLMGYFVRGRILPESRNPLNRIVIWVYRPFLDAAVAWPWATTLLAAALVASLWWPLQRIGTEFMPELNEGDFLYMPTLYPGVSIGKAREVLQQSDRLIATVPEVLTVHGKLGRAVTATDPAPLTMIETTIQLKPQGDWRPGMTMDRIRDELDKAVRIPGVTNVWIQPIKNRIDMLATGIKTPVGVKITGADLSVIEQVGIEVEAAVSGIPGTASAYAERPVGGRFVEIDVDREAAARFMMSVRDVQDVVQTAIGGMQVSESVEGLERFPINLRYPQEWRNSPERLRNLPVVTPSGAHIPLGALAEVSVVDGPGMIRSENARRTGFVFIDIAGRDLGGYVEEARKVVAEMVQLPPGYSISWSGQYEYIERMQERLKLVAPATLLIITLMLFMAFNRVIEVGIILAALPVALAGGVWFLWYLDFDMSVAVIVGFIALAGVAVETAIVMLLYLNLAWEKRKKLAAGEARKMTTLDVEEVVFEGALLRVRPKVMTVATIFAGLIPIMYGQGTGSEIMQRIAAPMVGGMATATLLTLFVIPSIFVIWKRLALTRVNRELSERTPDIGTAQPAE, encoded by the coding sequence ATGATTGCCGCAATCATTCGCGCCTCCATAGCCAACCGGTTCATCATGCTGGCGCTTGCCGTCATGATCGCCGTCGCCGGTGTCTGGGCGGTCCGCGAAACGCCTGTCGACGCAATTCCGGACCTGTCCGACGTTCAGGTGATCGTGCGTACACCCTATCCGGGCCAGGCGCCGCAAGTGGTCGAGGACCAGATCACCTTCCCGATGGCCACCGCGATGCTGGCGGTTCCGGGTGCAAGCGACGTCCGGGGCTTTTCCTTCTTCGGGGACAGCTATGTCTATGTCGTCTTCGAGGACGGCACCGATCTCTACTGGGCCCGGACCCGCGTCCTGGAATACCTGGGACAGATCTCGGCGAACCTTCCCGAAGGCGTGTCGCCCCAGCTCGGACCGGACGCCACAGGTGTCGGCTGGATCTATCAATATGCCCTGATCGACCGGACCGGAAATCACGACCTGTCTCAGCTCAGGGCCCTGCAGGACTGGTTCCTGAAATACGAACTCCAGACCGTCGAGGGTGTTTCGGAAGTCGCCACCATCGGCGGCATGGTCAAGCAGTACCAAGTCGTGGTCGACCCGAACAAGCTGCGGGCCTATGACGTGACGCTTGCCCAGATCCGCAATGCCATCCAGGCGGCAAACCGGGAGACCGGGGGCAGCGTCATCGAGATGGGCGAAGCCGAGTTCATGGTGCGCTCCACCGGCTATGTCGACGAACTCGCCGATCTCGCCAAGGCGCCCCTGATGGTCAATGACCGCGGCGCCGCACTGACCCTCGGCGATGTCGCCGACATTCGCCTCGGACCGGAAATGCGCCGCGGCGTCGGTGAATTCGGCGGCGAAGGCGATGCGGTCGGCGGTGTGGTCATCCTGCGCTGGGGCGGCAATGCCCTGGCAACGATCAAGGCGGTCGAGGCCAGGATCGGTGAACTGCGCGCCAGTCTGCCCGAGGGCGTCGAGATCGTGACGACTTATGACCGCTCCGGCGTCATCGAACGGGCCATCGACAACCTCAAGGAAAAACTGACCGAAGAATTCATCGTGGTCGTTCTGGTCTGCGCGGCCTTCCTTTTGCACGTCCGGTCGTCGCTGGTCATCCTTCTGTCGTTGCCGCTTGGCATCGCGGCGGCCTTCATCGTCATGAAGCTGCAGGGCGTCAACGCCAACATCATGTCGCTGGGCGGGATCGCGATCGCAATCGGGGCGATGGTGGACGCGGCCATCGTGATGATCGAGGCGATGCACCGCCGCCTTGAACACGAAAAACTGACCCCTCAAAACCGTTGGCGCATAGTCGGCGAATGCGCCTCGGAAGTCGGTCCGGCGCTGTTCTTCTCGCTTGCGATCATCACTGTCAGTTTCCTGCCGGTCTTCGTTCTGGAGAGCCAGGAAGGCCGCCTTTTCAAGCCGCTGGCCTTCACCAAGACCTATGCCATGGCGGCGGCGGCGATCCTCTCGATCACCCTGGTTCCGGTGCTGATGGGCTATTTCGTGCGCGGCCGCATCCTGCCGGAAAGCCGGAACCCGCTGAACCGGATCGTCATCTGGGTCTACCGGCCGTTCCTGGACGCCGCCGTCGCCTGGCCCTGGGCGACAACGCTGCTGGCGGCAGCCCTGGTTGCTTCGCTGTGGTGGCCGCTTCAGCGGATCGGCACGGAGTTCATGCCGGAACTGAACGAAGGTGATTTCCTCTACATGCCGACGCTCTATCCCGGTGTCTCCATCGGCAAGGCGCGCGAGGTTCTCCAGCAGTCCGACCGCCTGATCGCCACCGTACCGGAGGTGCTGACCGTGCACGGCAAGCTGGGCCGCGCGGTGACCGCCACCGATCCGGCACCGCTGACGATGATCGAGACGACCATCCAGCTGAAACCGCAGGGCGACTGGCGTCCGGGCATGACCATGGACCGCATTCGGGACGAACTGGACAAGGCCGTCCGGATCCCGGGGGTCACCAATGTCTGGATCCAGCCGATCAAGAACCGGATCGACATGCTGGCGACGGGCATCAAGACGCCGGTCGGGGTCAAGATCACCGGCGCGGATCTTTCGGTCATCGAACAGGTGGGGATCGAAGTCGAGGCCGCCGTTTCCGGCATCCCGGGAACCGCGTCGGCCTATGCGGAACGGCCCGTCGGAGGACGCTTCGTCGAGATCGACGTCGACCGGGAAGCGGCCGCGCGGTTCATGATGAGCGTCCGTGACGTCCAGGACGTCGTGCAGACCGCGATCGGCGGCATGCAGGTGTCGGAATCCGTCGAGGGACTCGAACGTTTCCCGATCAACCTTCGTTATCCGCAGGAGTGGCGCAACAGTCCCGAACGCCTCAGGAACCTGCCGGTGGTGACGCCGTCGGGTGCCCATATCCCGCTCGGGGCACTGGCGGAGGTCAGCGTTGTGGACGGTCCTGGCATGATCCGGTCCGAGAACGCGCGCCGCACGGGTTTCGTCTTCATCGACATCGCCGGGCGCGATCTCGGCGGCTATGTCGAGGAAGCCCGCAAGGTGGTGGCGGAGATGGTTCAGTTGCCGCCCGGCTACTCGATCTCCTGGTCCGGTCAGTACGAATATATCGAACGCATGCAGGAGCGTCTGAAGCTTGTTGCGCCGGCAACGCTTCTGATTATCACCCTGATGCTGTTCATGGCGTTCAACCGGGTGATCGAGGTCGGCATCATCCTGGCCGCCCTTCCGGTCGCGCTGGCGGGGGGTGTCTGGTTCCTCTGGTACCTCGATTTCGACATGTCGGTCGCGGTCATTGTCGGGTTCATCGCGTTGGCCGGGGTCGCCGTCGAGACCGCCATCGTCATGCTGCTCTATCTCAACCTGGCCTGGGAGAAGCGCAAGAAGCTGGCCGCCGGCGAAGCCCGGAAAATGACCACGCTTGACGTCGAGGAGGTGGTCTTCGAAGGCGCGCTGCTGCGTGTCCGGCCCAAGGTGATGACGGTTGCCACGATCTTCGCCGGCCTGATCCCGATCATGTACGGGCAGGGGACCGGGTCCGAAATCATGCAGCGAATTGCAGCCCCGATGGTGGGCGGCATGGCGACGGCGACCCTTCTGACCTTGTTCGTCATTCCCTCGATTTTCGTCATCTGGAAGCGGCTCGCGCTTACCCGCGTGAACCGCGAACTCAGCGAAAGGACACCGGACATCGGAACGGCGCAGCCCGCCGAATGA
- a CDS encoding copper-binding protein, whose product MKTLTLVAFLSLAMTPAALAQSSHGMDHSNMPMSDEQMEGAVHARAVVNSIGDGTANVSHDPIPEIGWPAMTMDLTLLDGAQMIGDIKEGDTVTLMLVKDDDGMYAIGAMMPN is encoded by the coding sequence ATGAAGACCCTCACTCTCGTAGCGTTTCTCTCCCTCGCCATGACGCCCGCGGCGCTGGCGCAGTCGTCGCATGGCATGGATCATTCCAACATGCCGATGTCCGATGAACAGATGGAGGGCGCGGTCCACGCCAGGGCCGTTGTCAACTCGATTGGTGACGGCACTGCCAATGTCAGCCACGACCCGATTCCCGAGATCGGCTGGCCGGCAATGACCATGGACCTGACCCTTCTGGACGGCGCTCAGATGATCGGCGACATCAAGGAAGGTGACACCGTGACCCTGATGCTGGTGAAAGACGACGACGGCATGTACGCGATCGGCGCGATGATGCCGAACTGA
- a CDS encoding MFS transporter — protein sequence MISVLANRTYRHLFFAQVIALFGTGLMTVALALLAYDLAGDNAGAVLGTALAIKMIVYVFLSPVAAGFAGRFPRRTFLVILDLVRAGTALALPFVDAVWQVYVLIALLQSASAAFTPTFQATIPDILPDEEDYTSALSLSRMAYDLENLLSPMIAALLIGLVGFQWLFGGTVAGFLVSAALVLSVALPGVRSSGTEAPFRRTLKGLAIYLKTPRLKGLLALNLAVAASGATVIVNGVVVVKSVLGLSDTDLALSMAAYGAGSMLTAMLLPGVLRARPDRTIMLAGAALLPLCLLVFSAAMILLPRSALWPMVLAIWFFMGAGMSAVLVPSGRLLKTSAHSDDRPLVFAAQFALSHGCWLIAYPLAGWMGSTAPLPATSATLAVLAIAGVLAAGRFWPQGDRKILEHEHPDLPPDHPHLAEAHGKRHAHAFVIDSLHPSWPDRRP from the coding sequence GTGATTTCCGTTCTTGCAAACCGGACCTACCGGCATCTCTTTTTCGCGCAGGTCATCGCCCTGTTCGGCACAGGCCTGATGACGGTCGCTCTTGCACTGCTTGCCTATGACCTTGCGGGTGACAACGCCGGCGCAGTGCTGGGAACGGCGCTTGCGATCAAGATGATCGTCTATGTCTTTCTCAGCCCGGTTGCCGCGGGGTTCGCGGGCAGGTTCCCGCGCCGGACCTTTCTGGTCATCCTCGACCTGGTCCGGGCCGGCACGGCGCTGGCCCTGCCGTTTGTCGACGCCGTCTGGCAGGTCTATGTCCTGATTGCCTTGCTGCAATCGGCGTCCGCCGCGTTCACGCCGACCTTCCAGGCGACCATTCCCGACATCCTGCCGGATGAGGAGGACTACACCAGCGCCCTGTCGCTTTCGCGGATGGCCTATGACCTGGAAAACCTGTTGAGCCCGATGATCGCGGCGCTTCTGATCGGGCTCGTGGGGTTCCAGTGGCTTTTCGGAGGAACCGTCGCCGGTTTCCTGGTCTCCGCGGCCCTTGTCCTGAGTGTCGCGCTTCCGGGCGTTCGCTCTTCGGGCACCGAAGCCCCGTTTCGCCGGACCCTGAAGGGACTGGCCATCTACCTGAAGACACCCCGTCTCAAGGGGCTGCTCGCGCTGAACCTGGCCGTTGCCGCGTCGGGTGCCACGGTGATCGTGAACGGTGTGGTGGTCGTGAAGTCGGTTCTCGGCCTGAGCGATACCGACCTGGCGCTGTCCATGGCGGCTTACGGTGCCGGTTCGATGCTGACCGCAATGCTGCTTCCCGGGGTTCTGAGAGCCCGACCCGACCGCACCATCATGCTCGCCGGAGCCGCGTTACTGCCTCTGTGTCTCCTGGTCTTCTCGGCAGCCATGATCCTTTTGCCGCGATCCGCGCTGTGGCCGATGGTGCTGGCAATCTGGTTCTTCATGGGAGCCGGCATGTCCGCTGTCCTCGTTCCGTCGGGCCGGCTGCTCAAGACCTCCGCTCATTCCGATGACAGGCCCCTGGTGTTTGCCGCGCAATTTGCCCTGTCCCACGGATGCTGGCTGATCGCCTATCCCCTGGCGGGGTGGATGGGCAGCACGGCCCCGCTCCCGGCAACGTCGGCCACGCTGGCGGTCCTGGCCATTGCCGGCGTTCTCGCGGCGGGCAGGTTCTGGCCGCAGGGCGACCGGAAGATCCTCGAACACGAACACCCGGACCTGCCGCCGGACCATCCGCACCTGGCCGAGGCGCACGGCAAACGCCACGCTCATGCCTTTGTCATCGACAGTCTGCATCCCTCCTGGCCGGACAGGCGCCCATGA
- a CDS encoding HoxN/HupN/NixA family nickel/cobalt transporter, producing MMDLLVAWQRWIYDGVRGMLLEFSQSGDVWLLASMAATGVLFGAIHALTPGHGKTILASYLAGSRSGFMRALSVSTLLAATHVLTAVLIAFFAAHLMERSFVGGGRAPALETLSRVLLAGIGAWLLFRALKAPSHRDHGEGFGVALTAGLVPCPLTLFVVVAALSRGVPLAGLMFAASMLAGIALTLGLVAVLAVAGRRAFLSVAERRGTAITGLSRGLDALAGFLIILFAGLDLLR from the coding sequence ATGATGGACCTTCTTGTTGCCTGGCAGCGCTGGATCTACGACGGGGTGCGCGGGATGCTCCTGGAATTCAGCCAGTCCGGTGACGTCTGGCTGCTTGCGAGCATGGCTGCGACGGGGGTCCTGTTCGGCGCGATCCATGCCCTGACACCGGGCCATGGCAAGACCATTCTGGCAAGCTACCTTGCCGGGTCCCGAAGCGGGTTCATGCGCGCGCTCTCCGTATCGACCCTCCTGGCGGCGACCCATGTCCTGACCGCGGTCCTGATCGCCTTTTTCGCGGCCCATCTGATGGAGCGGTCTTTCGTCGGAGGAGGACGCGCGCCTGCGCTCGAGACATTGAGCCGGGTGCTGCTGGCCGGCATCGGTGCGTGGTTGCTTTTCCGTGCCCTGAAGGCTCCTTCCCACCGCGATCATGGCGAGGGTTTCGGGGTGGCCCTGACCGCGGGTCTGGTGCCCTGTCCGCTCACCCTGTTCGTTGTTGTTGCGGCGTTGTCCCGCGGTGTGCCCCTGGCCGGACTGATGTTCGCGGCTTCGATGCTTGCGGGCATCGCCCTGACGCTCGGGCTTGTCGCGGTGCTGGCCGTTGCGGGAAGGCGCGCGTTCCTGTCGGTTGCCGAGCGAAGAGGAACGGCGATTACCGGTCTCTCCCGCGGGCTCGACGCTCTGGCCGGGTTTCTCATCATCCTGTTCGCCGGTCTCGATCTGTTGCGATAG
- the gfa gene encoding S-(hydroxymethyl)glutathione synthase — MIKLHPAIDNGFPPAKPGFTGGTLKCHCASDPVTVEVGSQTAHNHACGCTKCWKPAGAIFSQIAVVDRNSVKVTSGEDKLQVVDPNAAIQRHACKDCGVHMFGRIENTGHPFYGLDFVHTELSDDEGWSPPEFAAFVSSVIESGVSPDKMPEIRQRLEELGLHPYDSLSPPLMDAIATHVAKQSGVLAA, encoded by the coding sequence ATGATCAAATTGCACCCTGCCATAGACAATGGCTTTCCGCCGGCCAAACCCGGCTTTACGGGCGGAACATTGAAATGCCACTGCGCCAGCGATCCCGTCACCGTCGAGGTCGGATCCCAGACGGCTCACAATCACGCTTGCGGCTGCACGAAATGCTGGAAACCCGCCGGCGCGATCTTTTCCCAGATCGCCGTTGTCGACCGCAACAGCGTGAAGGTCACCTCCGGCGAGGACAAGCTTCAGGTGGTCGACCCGAACGCCGCCATCCAGCGCCACGCCTGCAAGGACTGCGGTGTGCACATGTTCGGCCGTATCGAGAACACCGGGCATCCCTTCTATGGCCTCGATTTCGTTCACACGGAACTCAGCGACGACGAGGGCTGGTCCCCACCCGAATTCGCCGCCTTCGTGTCCTCGGTCATTGAAAGCGGCGTCAGCCCCGACAAGATGCCCGAAATCCGGCAGCGGCTGGAGGAACTGGGGCTCCATCCGTATGACTCGCTTTCACCGCCCCTCATGGACGCGATCGCGACCCATGTCGCCAAGCAGAGCGGCGTCCTCGCAGCCTGA
- a CDS encoding ABC transporter permease: MTPYLVAMRAIVMREAWRFLNQRSRFFAALVRPMVWLVVFAAGFRAALGLSIIPPYQTYITYEVYIVPGLCGMIQLFNAMQSSLSLVYDREMGSMRLLLTSPLPRGWLLFCKLLAGTAVSLLQVYVFLLLAALFGIKMPAAGYLYVLPALIVSGLMLGALGLLVSSTIRQLENFAGVMNFIIFPMFFLSSALYPLWKMQESSALLRDICAVNPFTHAVELIRFALYEQANLTALAWVAVTFFVCLLGSFWGYDPGRMMMRRKGG; encoded by the coding sequence ATGACGCCGTATCTGGTCGCCATGCGGGCCATCGTGATGCGCGAGGCCTGGCGCTTTCTCAATCAGCGCAGCCGCTTCTTCGCCGCCCTGGTGCGTCCGATGGTCTGGCTGGTGGTGTTCGCCGCCGGGTTCCGCGCCGCCCTGGGCCTCTCCATCATCCCGCCGTACCAGACCTACATCACCTACGAGGTCTATATCGTGCCGGGACTGTGCGGCATGATCCAGCTTTTCAACGCCATGCAGTCTTCCCTGTCGCTGGTCTATGACCGGGAAATGGGGTCGATGCGGTTGTTGCTGACCAGTCCCCTGCCCCGGGGCTGGCTGCTGTTCTGCAAGCTGCTGGCCGGGACCGCGGTTTCACTGCTGCAGGTCTACGTCTTTCTGCTGCTGGCGGCCCTCTTCGGGATTAAGATGCCCGCCGCCGGTTATCTCTATGTCCTGCCGGCACTGATCGTTTCGGGTCTGATGCTCGGCGCGCTCGGTCTTCTGGTTTCCTCGACGATCCGCCAGCTCGAGAATTTCGCCGGGGTGATGAATTTCATCATCTTTCCGATGTTCTTCCTCTCCTCCGCGCTCTACCCCTTGTGGAAGATGCAGGAAAGTTCGGCCCTGCTGCGCGACATATGCGCCGTCAACCCGTTTACCCATGCCGTCGAGCTGATCCGGTTTGCCCTTTACGAACAGGCCAACCTCACCGCGCTCGCCTGGGTCGCCGTCACTTTCTTCGTCTGCCTGCTCGGTTCCTTCTGGGGATACGACCCGGGGCGGATGATGATGCGCCGCAAGGGCGGATAG